In the Cylindrospermopsis raciborskii Cr2010 genome, ACACATCCCGTACCAAAAGCAGGATCAACCAACTCATCAGCAATAATCGGGATTTGTCGGTTCATAATCGGCAAATTTAGGGTTTTTCCGATTAGATCCTTATACCTTGAGTCTTCTGGGTTGACTGCAACTGCTGTGTCTCCTAACATGGTTTCTGGTCTAGTGGTAGCTACCTCCACATATCCAGTACCATCAGTAAGGTAATAGCGAAAATGCCACAAATTACCATTTACTTCCTTGGGTTCTACCTCTAGATCCGATACAGCAGACTGGGAAGCTGGACACCAGTTGACTAAATAATTACTACGGTAAATTAACCCCTCTTCATAAAGTTTAATAAATGCTTCTAAAACAGCTTTTGATAACCCTTCGTCTAAGGTAAAGCGTTCCCGTGACCAATCCACTGAAACACCCAAACGTCGTAACTGATTAATAATCGTACCACCAGACTCAGCTTTCCATTGCCAAGCCCTTTCTAAGAATTTCTCTCTACCTAATTCGTAGCGGTTTTTACCTTCTGATTTAAGTTTTTTTTCTAAAATAGTTTGTACTGCTATACTTGCGTGGTCAGTACCAGGTAGCCATAGTGTATTCCTTCCTTTCATTCGATGATATCTCACCAGGGCATCAATTAGCGCACTTTCAAAGGCATGACCCATGTGCAAACTACCAGTGACATTTGGAGGCGGAATAACAACACAGTATGGCACACCGGGGTGGTTAGGATTTGCTTTGTAAATTTGATTTTCTTCCCAGGATGTTTGCCATTTTGCTTCTGTGGAGAAGGGTTCGTAAAGACTAGGAAGATTGGTGATTGCAGTCATGCTAGAAATAATCTGTTTAGGGACTAGTTTTTGAGAACTCGGATCCATTGTGCCATAAGGTTGAAGACTATGCGAAAAATCAATGGGGAGAAGGATTGAAAAAACGCGTCTAACCACCGAATTAGACCCCCCTGAATTAGACCAGCTAAATTAGTCCTGCTGACTCATATAGTCTTTTGAACAAGGCTTTAATTTTTGTTCCATAGTCTAAATCCGCTGACCATCTCCCAGAAAGTTGATCCACTGAGGGTGCTACTCCCCTGGTCACAAACCTAAAACGCGGATCTACTTCTTCTTGCACTAATGGTTCCAAACTTGCGTATGCTTTTAAGTGTTGAATATGGGCTCTAACACCAATTCTGGCACTACTAAAAGAAGCTGCTTTTGCACCACCACTAATTCCTCCTAAACCGGCAAAATTGTTTTGTTGTGGTTTAATATCACCGCCAAATCTTAAAAATCCGGTTTCTAAACACATCTGACAAAAGGCAATGTCATGATTTACACCCTCTAATGTAGCTTCTTCTCGATAGAGTTTTGGTATATCTCCAAACTGATTTAAGGCATTTTCGTTGTTGTTGCGCAAAAACAGTTGTAGTTGCACTTCTGTCGTACTACCATTGGAAATTATTTGATCAATATGTCCAGCACAAATGGCCAAAACTGACCGCAGTTTTACAGTTTTGGTGCTGCTATCCCAAGCAATAGAAATGTTAAACTCCCGCAGTTCGATGGCTTTAACATAAACAATACGACGATAAGTTACACGATTAATATTAGATCCCCGTGATAAATCAATGCGCAGTCTATCTACTAGGTCTACGGGGATATAGGAATTACCATTAATTAATATTCCTTGTTCACCATAGTTTTGCCCATTAATATTAATGTTAATTGCCAGATAATTGGCATCTACAGGAGTCTCAGGTTGAGGAGCAATGATTTTACTCCAACCAACTAATCCATCAACAATTCCTAGGGCAAAATCTCGACGACGAGTCTGTAATAAATTCCGGTCTTCTGGACTGGTGATAAACCCCACCTGCATCAGTAATGCAGGAAGATTGGTTTGACGACAAAATTGTAACCTCCCCAAACCACTATCCGTGTCTGGTCTCACTCCTCGACTGGGCAATTGATTGACGCGACGCAACAAACCTGTTAACAGTATTTCTGCATTTTGTTTCCGCTCGGTGTTGTTAGCAATATAAAACACTCCCGCACCTCTGACTGTGGGGTTATTAGCACCATCAGTGTGAATTTCTAGCGCCACATCACCAGCGCGACTACGAGAATTAATCCAAGAGATGGTTTGGACAGCACTTAAATCATCGGGAACAGATAAAACTTCTAGGTTACGACCTCGCAGTTCTGTAACAATTAGGTCTCGTAACAAAATCATTTCCCTGGATTCTGTCGTACCCCCAGCTATAGTTCCCGGGTCAATTTTGCCATCTTCTTTACCCCCATGTGCAGCAGAAATGAAAATACGTCCCATTGTGATGAATTCCTATGGTTAAGCTGATACATTCACACAGCATCCTTCCGGGTGTTCCCGGACAATGCAGCTGTGTCCGGGATTGTCAAGGAAATTCTGACTTACTCCAGCAATCCCATTTTACTAATTTTAATGGTACTATGAACTTGTGCGATAAATAGTTCCTGAAGAAATGCAAATCCCCCGTTTACACCCAGATACCGTGGAAGAGGTTAAACATCGTGCGGACATTGTGGATGTTATCTCAGATTATGTAGTTTTACGCAGACGAGGTAAGGATTTTGTCGGTTTATGTCCTTTTCATGAGGAGAAAACCCCCAGTTTTACTGTTAGTCCTACTAAGCAAATATACTATTGCTTCGGTTGTCAGGCTTCCGGAAATGCTATTAAGTTTATGATGGACTTGAATAAGAGGCAGTTTGCAGAAGTGGTTCTGGATCTAGCTAAACGCTATCAAGTTCCTGTGAAAACTTTAGCACCAGAACAAAGACAGGAATTACAACGTCAGTTATCTTTGCGGGAGCAATTATTTGAGGTTTTAGCATCTACGAGTCAATTTTATCAACATGTTCTAAGACAGGATATAGGTCAACAAGCACTACAATATTTACAAAAAAAACGGTTTTTAAAAACAGAGACTGTGGAAAAGTTTGCCTTGGGTTATGCTCCTCCAGGTTGGGAAACTTTATATCATTATCTGGTGGAAAATAAAAATTACCCCGCCCAGCTGGTAGAAAAAGCTGGTTTGATTAAACCAAGAAAGGAAGGTGGTGGTTATTATGATGTATTTCGTAATAGGTTGATGATTCCCATCCGTGATGTTCAAGGTAGGGTGATTGCTTTTGGTGGTAGAACTTTGACTGATGAACAACCAAAATATTTGAATTCTCCCGAAACAGAATTATTTGATAAGAGTAAAACCCTATTCGCTCTGGATGTGTCTAAAGATGCTATTTCTAAATTGGATCAGGCGGTGGTTGTAGAGGGATATTTTGATGCGATCGCACTCCATGCCAATGGAATTAATAATGTGGTAGCTTCTTTGGGTACGGCGTTGAGTTTGGAACAGGTAAGATTATTATTGCGATATAGTGAATCAAAACAATTAGTGCTAAATTTTGATGGAGATAAGGCGGGGATTAATGCCACAGAACGAGCAATTGGGGAAATCAGCAACTTGGCATATAAGGGTGAGGTACAGTTAAAAATCTTGCATATTCCTGATGGTAAGGATGCGGATGAATACTTAAAAAATCACTCGGTAACAGACTATGGGCAATTATTAGTTGACGCTCCCCTGTGGTTGGACTGGCAAATTGCACAAGTTATTCAAGGTCGAGATTTAAGACAACCTACGGATTTTCAATTGGTGAGTAGGGAGTTTGTTAAGCTATTGCAAAAAATTTTAAATAGTGACACCTTGAATTACTATATCTCTCACTGTGCGGAAATCCTCAGTTTAGGGGATACTAGATTAATACCCCTGAGAGTGGAAAATCTCATCACTCAGGTTGCACCTCGTCGCACACCAACTCCACGCCCTCCTCAACCAGATTCCACCACATCCCCAAACACACACCAAATATCCCATCCTCAACCCAGTCTGTTGGAGCAAGCTGAAGGATTATTATTAAGAATTTTTCTCCATTGTCCTCAAGAGCGTCAAGTAATCATCGAAACCTTGGGATTCAGTAATTTGGAATTTAGTGTTTCCCATCATCGTTTTTTATGGGAAAAAAGTTTGCAGTTCCCTTCACAAACCCTAGATTTAATTTCTCAATTACAGAACCTCTATTTGGAAACACAAAATGATCTAGGTCCGGTTCAGCATATATTTCAACTGAATGAGAAGAATAAACAAGAAATCTTACTACGCACAAGTCAACTAGTTCAAGCTGCGATCGCCTGTATGGAAAAAGTATTTAGGGAAAATCGCTATCGTCACTTTTTAGAACTTTGGCAGAAAACAGATCCCAGCACGGATCCAGATCAGTATAGTCTTTATGCCCAAACTATATATGCTGACAAGATGCGAATACAGGAACTAAGCAAGCAACGTCAATTATCCATAGCAGACCTAATTAATTAATAGGTTCAACTCTTCACAACCTAGCAGATCCTTGATATTATAAAATCAATCACATCTGCTAACCCTGCTTGAACTTTTAGGTTAGTAAAGATAAATGGTTGTTCCCCACGCATTCTCTTGGTGTCTCGTTCCATAACATTTAGATCTGCACCCACGTAGGGAGCGAGATCGGTTTTATTAATAACTAGTAAATCTGACTTAGTAATTCCTGGTCCACCCTTGCGGGGAATTTTATCCCCCGCAGCAACGTCTATAACATAGATGGTTAAATCCACTAATTCCGGACTAAATGTAGCAGCTAGATTATCTCCCCCACTTTCTAAAAAGACCACATCTAAATCGGTGAATTTTTCTTCTAACTGTTCAATAGCTGCCAAATTCATAGAAGCATCTTCTCGAATCGCTGTGTGAGGACATCCCCCCGTCTCTACCCCTAAAATACGCTCCCTCTCTAATGCTTGAGAGCGAACCAAAAATTGTGCATCCTCTTGAGTATAAATATCGTTGGTAACAACCGCTAATTTATAACTCTCCCGCAATGATTTACATAGTGCATCCACTAAAGCTGTCTTGCCAGAACCCACGGGTCCTGCTACTCCTACACGATAGGCACTCATAAGCAATAATTAGTTATTATTAGTGTTAATATTTATCAACTATTCTAACTCCTGAATAGTCTTGTATACTGGGTTTCGTGTTGCATACTAGCTAAAGATAAACCCCAACTACAGCAACTGAGATGATCATCTTCCAGGGAAAGAATTTCCTCCACCGTTATATCTAATAGTCCCTGTAACTCCCACAACAATTCTTGACCACTGGTTTGACCTAGGGGAAT is a window encoding:
- the tftA gene encoding hormogonium tapered terminus morphoprotein TftA; translation: MGRIFISAAHGGKEDGKIDPGTIAGGTTESREMILLRDLIVTELRGRNLEVLSVPDDLSAVQTISWINSRSRAGDVALEIHTDGANNPTVRGAGVFYIANNTERKQNAEILLTGLLRRVNQLPSRGVRPDTDSGLGRLQFCRQTNLPALLMQVGFITSPEDRNLLQTRRRDFALGIVDGLVGWSKIIAPQPETPVDANYLAINININGQNYGEQGILINGNSYIPVDLVDRLRIDLSRGSNINRVTYRRIVYVKAIELREFNISIAWDSSTKTVKLRSVLAICAGHIDQIISNGSTTEVQLQLFLRNNNENALNQFGDIPKLYREEATLEGVNHDIAFCQMCLETGFLRFGGDIKPQQNNFAGLGGISGGAKAASFSSARIGVRAHIQHLKAYASLEPLVQEEVDPRFRFVTRGVAPSVDQLSGRWSADLDYGTKIKALFKRLYESAGLI
- the ureG gene encoding urease accessory protein UreG encodes the protein MSAYRVGVAGPVGSGKTALVDALCKSLRESYKLAVVTNDIYTQEDAQFLVRSQALERERILGVETGGCPHTAIREDASMNLAAIEQLEEKFTDLDVVFLESGGDNLAATFSPELVDLTIYVIDVAAGDKIPRKGGPGITKSDLLVINKTDLAPYVGADLNVMERDTKRMRGEQPFIFTNLKVQAGLADVIDFIISRIC
- the dnaG gene encoding DNA primase, which gives rise to MQIPRLHPDTVEEVKHRADIVDVISDYVVLRRRGKDFVGLCPFHEEKTPSFTVSPTKQIYYCFGCQASGNAIKFMMDLNKRQFAEVVLDLAKRYQVPVKTLAPEQRQELQRQLSLREQLFEVLASTSQFYQHVLRQDIGQQALQYLQKKRFLKTETVEKFALGYAPPGWETLYHYLVENKNYPAQLVEKAGLIKPRKEGGGYYDVFRNRLMIPIRDVQGRVIAFGGRTLTDEQPKYLNSPETELFDKSKTLFALDVSKDAISKLDQAVVVEGYFDAIALHANGINNVVASLGTALSLEQVRLLLRYSESKQLVLNFDGDKAGINATERAIGEISNLAYKGEVQLKILHIPDGKDADEYLKNHSVTDYGQLLVDAPLWLDWQIAQVIQGRDLRQPTDFQLVSREFVKLLQKILNSDTLNYYISHCAEILSLGDTRLIPLRVENLITQVAPRRTPTPRPPQPDSTTSPNTHQISHPQPSLLEQAEGLLLRIFLHCPQERQVIIETLGFSNLEFSVSHHRFLWEKSLQFPSQTLDLISQLQNLYLETQNDLGPVQHIFQLNEKNKQEILLRTSQLVQAAIACMEKVFRENRYRHFLELWQKTDPSTDPDQYSLYAQTIYADKMRIQELSKQRQLSIADLIN